A single genomic interval of Armigeres subalbatus isolate Guangzhou_Male chromosome 1, GZ_Asu_2, whole genome shotgun sequence harbors:
- the LOC134208379 gene encoding uncharacterized protein LOC134208379, protein MNIFKCLLVISCLATVSLAHSASAAQSINSNTIDDSHDPQQQTPRSGSYLGEIKYLYKTYQDCANSDVPTCLKLKLFTILDRVARSLKDFKISEGVKFVRDQDVPIDSTPVKSEAQIEMELPRSMDEKERSLNSMLFDKVLAFFQTHTLQVKFPSSEEIKRSMEEVRAGGGGFGGGGGLGGGFGNKDKDKKNGHWIMIPLLLGSTLVPLAFGALALLAGKALIVSKLALALASIIGIKKLISSGGGHHESAHEVVVSGGHGGGWGRIGAAQGLPYNGYGHYAQ, encoded by the exons atgaatatatTCAAGTGTTTACTGGTGATAAGCTGCTTAGCGACGGTGTCCTTGGCCCACAGTGCATCCGCggcgcaatcgatcaactcgAACACAATCGACGACAGCCATGACCCACAACAGCAGACACCTCGCTCTGGATCTTATCTAGGCGAAATTAAATACCTCTACAAAACGTACCAGGACTGTGCCAACTCCGATGTTCCCACCTGCCTGAAACTGAAACTGTTCACCATCTTGGATCGAGTGGCGCGATCGCTCAAGGACTTCAAGATCAGCGAAGGAGTCAAATTCGTCCGCGATCAGGATGTGCCAATTGACAGCACCCCAGTCAAGAGCGAAGCCCAGATCGAGATGGAACTGCCCCGCTCCATGGATGAGAAGGAACGCTCTCTGAACTCGATGCTCTTCGACAAGGTTTTGGCCTTCTTCCAAACCCACACCCTGCAA GTCAAGTTCCCATCCAGCGAGGAGATTAAGCGCTCCATGGAAGAAGTCCGCGCTGGAGGCGGTGGCTTCGGAGGTGGTGGCGGTCTCGGCGGCGGTTTCGGCAACAAGGACAAGGACAAGAAGAACGGACACTGGATCATGATCCCACTGCTGCTCGGAAGCACCTTGGTCCCACTTGCCTTCGGTGCCCTAGCTTTGCTGGCCGGTAAAGCTTTGATCGTATCCAAGCTCGCTCTCGCACTCGCCTCGATCATCGGTATCAAGAAACTGATCTCCAGCGGAGGTGGCCACCACGAGTCTGCCCATGAGGTCGTCGTCTCCGGTGGACACGGTGGCGGCTGGGGCCGTATCGGCGCCGCCCAAGGTCTGCCCTATAACGGCTATGGGCATTACGCCCAGTAA